A section of the Clostridium felsineum DSM 794 genome encodes:
- a CDS encoding TIGR04086 family membrane protein, producing MEKSSKIYISAVGGVIRSIFITLLVILIFSFVSTKVSFSEGITNMVILVTTLLSVMYGSIYSSRKSGKKGWLNGLLVGLLYIAIFYIVSLIDGSSGNLQLRDIIRVILAIIVGTLSGMLGINI from the coding sequence TTGGAGAAAAGTAGTAAAATTTATATTTCAGCAGTAGGAGGAGTTATAAGATCAATATTTATTACACTTCTTGTAATTCTTATTTTTTCATTTGTTTCAACTAAGGTTAGCTTTTCAGAAGGAATTACTAACATGGTTATACTGGTTACTACACTTTTAAGTGTAATGTATGGAAGTATTTATTCTTCAAGAAAATCAGGAAAAAAAGGTTGGCTTAATGGACTTTTAGTTGGATTACTATATATTGCAATATTTTATATTGTATCTCTTATAGATGGTTCCAGTGGAAACCTTCAATTAAGAGATATTATAAGAGTTATACTTGCAATTATAGTTGGTACATTATCAGGAATGCTTGGAATTAATATTTAA
- a CDS encoding acyl-CoA reductase, whose protein sequence is MPDKEYINRCFYRFIFVCPYPYNNEVVDYAAEKLKDYLQTMGYSGDNENL, encoded by the coding sequence ATGCCAGATAAAGAATATATAAATAGGTGCTTTTATAGATTTATTTTTGTTTGTCCATACCCATATAATAATGAAGTTGTAGATTATGCAGCTGAAAAATTAAAAGACTATTTGCAGACTATGGGATACAGTGGAGATAATGAGAATTTGTAG
- the tgt gene encoding tRNA guanosine(34) transglycosylase Tgt, translating to MYTLLKKTGKVRRGRFETVHGTIETPVFMNVGTLGAIKGAVSSMDLKEINCQVELSNTYHLSLRPGDDVIKKLGGLHKFMNWDRPILTDSGGFQVFSLAEIRKIKEEGVYFNSHIDGRKIFMGPEESMRIQSNIASTIAMAFDECIENPSPRDYVERSVERTTRWLVRCKEELDRLNSLPDTINKNQMLFGINQGGVYEDIRIEHAKTIAKMNLDGYAIGGLAVGETHEEMYRIIDAVVPHLPQDKPIYLMGVGTPTNILEAVSRGVDFFDCVLPARNGRHGHVFTKRGKINLRNEKFELDDTPIDEGCQCPTCKNYTRAYIRHLFKAKEMLAMRLCVLHNLYFYNTLMADIRKAIDEDRFEEFKNEKLEAWNGKA from the coding sequence TTGTACACACTTTTAAAAAAAACTGGTAAAGTGAGAAGAGGGAGATTTGAAACTGTTCATGGTACAATAGAAACACCTGTTTTCATGAATGTGGGAACACTAGGAGCTATAAAGGGAGCAGTATCTTCCATGGATCTTAAGGAGATTAATTGTCAAGTTGAGCTTTCTAATACATACCATTTAAGTCTTCGTCCAGGTGATGATGTAATAAAAAAATTAGGTGGTCTTCACAAATTTATGAATTGGGATAGACCTATTTTAACTGATTCTGGTGGTTTTCAGGTTTTTTCTTTGGCTGAAATAAGAAAAATAAAAGAAGAAGGTGTATATTTTAATTCTCATATAGATGGAAGAAAAATATTTATGGGACCAGAAGAAAGTATGAGAATACAAAGTAACATAGCATCAACTATTGCTATGGCTTTTGATGAATGTATAGAAAATCCATCACCAAGAGATTATGTAGAAAGGTCAGTTGAAAGAACAACTAGATGGCTTGTAAGATGTAAAGAAGAATTGGATAGATTAAATTCTCTTCCTGACACAATAAATAAAAATCAAATGCTTTTCGGTATAAATCAAGGTGGAGTTTATGAGGATATAAGAATAGAGCATGCAAAAACTATAGCAAAAATGAATTTAGATGGTTATGCAATAGGTGGGCTTGCAGTTGGTGAAACTCATGAAGAAATGTATCGTATAATAGATGCAGTTGTTCCACACCTTCCACAGGATAAGCCAATATATTTAATGGGAGTTGGAACTCCGACTAATATACTTGAGGCAGTATCAAGAGGCGTAGATTTCTTTGATTGTGTTCTTCCTGCAAGAAATGGGAGACATGGTCATGTATTTACAAAACGTGGTAAAATAAATCTTAGAAATGAAAAGTTTGAATTGGATGATACTCCTATAGACGAGGGATGTCAGTGTCCAACATGTAAAAACTATACAAGAGCATATATAAGACATTTATTTAAGGCAAAAGAAATGTTAGCTATGAGATTATGTGTACTTCACAATCTTTATTTTTATAATACACTTATGGCAGATATACGTAAGGCTATAGATGAGGATCGTTTTGAAGAGTTTAAGAATGAAAAATTAGAAGCATGGAATGGTAAGGCTTAA
- the ruvA gene encoding Holliday junction branch migration protein RuvA, with amino-acid sequence MYEYVKGKYIGINKDYIIVENNGMGYKIFTSGNTMANMPKTEEEVLIYLTQIVRQDFIGLYGFLTKDELEMFNKLLTINGVGAKASLSLLSICTVNNLKYAIITGDEKTIVKAPGIGKKTAQRIILELKDKFKASDVEGSSEISDLNIIENSNTQKIEEVRFALNSLGYSEKECDKAIDNVDKNESIENIIKSCLRFLMN; translated from the coding sequence TTGTATGAGTATGTAAAGGGAAAATATATAGGTATAAATAAAGATTACATAATAGTAGAAAACAACGGAATGGGATACAAAATTTTTACATCAGGAAATACTATGGCAAATATGCCTAAGACAGAAGAAGAAGTGCTTATATACTTAACTCAAATTGTGAGACAGGATTTTATAGGACTCTATGGTTTTTTAACAAAAGATGAACTTGAGATGTTTAATAAATTGCTTACCATAAATGGTGTTGGTGCTAAGGCATCTTTATCACTGCTATCTATTTGTACTGTAAATAATTTAAAATATGCTATAATTACAGGTGATGAAAAGACAATAGTAAAGGCTCCTGGAATAGGTAAAAAAACAGCTCAAAGAATAATACTTGAGTTAAAGGATAAATTCAAAGCATCAGATGTTGAAGGAAGTTCGGAAATTAGCGATCTTAATATAATTGAAAATAGTAATACCCAAAAGATAGAAGAAGTTAGGTTTGCATTAAATTCACTTGGATACTCAGAGAAAGAGTGTGATAAGGCTATAGATAATGTGGACAAGAACGAAAGCATTGAAAATATTATAAAAAGTTGTTTAAGGTTTTTAATGAATTGA
- the secF gene encoding protein translocase subunit SecF gives MLKVIKHTKVWFAISLAIICLGVAFMIYRGVTTGKPLEFGIDFIGGNSIDVRIGKSFAKTDIEKIVNKYVKDSTVTTANTTEVEIKSSSMTDKDADKIFKDMQKKYNLKSKALVSQEKIGGTIGDELKTKALIALAIALVFILLYIAWRFEFKFGISAMISLVHDVLVTLSVYAIFGIPLNSPFIAGMLTIIGYSMSDTIVVFDRIRENSRKHRRMSTEEIADFSINETLTRSIYTVLTVLIAVTSVHIFVPSVREFTKPLIVGVISGCYSSIFIASPLWVIFKKRTNKKKLQSKALAQK, from the coding sequence ATGCTTAAAGTTATTAAACACACTAAAGTTTGGTTCGCTATATCACTTGCAATAATATGTTTGGGAGTTGCCTTTATGATATATAGAGGAGTTACTACAGGTAAACCATTAGAATTTGGTATTGATTTTATTGGTGGAAATTCTATAGATGTAAGAATAGGTAAGTCCTTTGCAAAAACTGATATTGAAAAAATAGTAAATAAGTATGTGAAAGATAGTACTGTAACTACAGCTAATACAACTGAAGTAGAAATAAAGAGCAGTTCAATGACAGATAAGGATGCTGATAAAATTTTCAAAGATATGCAGAAAAAATATAATTTAAAATCAAAGGCGTTAGTTTCTCAAGAAAAAATAGGTGGAACTATAGGTGATGAACTTAAAACAAAGGCGCTAATAGCACTTGCAATTGCACTTGTATTTATACTCCTTTATATAGCTTGGAGATTTGAGTTTAAATTCGGTATTTCTGCTATGATATCATTAGTTCATGATGTACTAGTAACACTTTCAGTATATGCAATTTTTGGAATACCATTAAATTCTCCATTTATAGCAGGAATGTTAACAATTATAGGTTATTCCATGAGTGATACTATAGTTGTATTTGATAGAATAAGAGAAAATAGTAGAAAACATAGAAGGATGAGTACCGAGGAAATTGCTGATTTTAGTATAAATGAAACTTTGACAAGATCAATATATACAGTACTTACTGTTTTAATAGCAGTAACTTCAGTACATATTTTTGTTCCGTCTGTTAGAGAATTTACAAAACCCTTAATTGTGGGTGTAATATCTGGATGTTATTCATCTATATTTATAGCTAGTCCGTTATGGGTTATATTTAAGAAGAGAACTAATAAGAAAAAGCTTCAAAGTAAAGCATTAGCTCAAAAATAA
- a CDS encoding DHH family phosphoesterase has product MEKTGDNLQYFGLKGMHSPFLIEGMNEALKRIATAINNREKIVLYGYCDVDSIISMSIMLLVLQYLNADVEYFIPDDFCGSYEVNASYVNDKIKYFGANLLITIGCGVNSKESSILLKKLKIDTIVVDYHEVCNEENHAIVVNPNSKKSKYPFKEFCVSGIVFKLCEAISMYYQMKSVNKYLDLTAIGTVHKCKELSGENKIMVDEGIRKIQNTNNYGIKALMKLKSVEKVNVMGVSILAKAAEPTVNAVGKIDNARIIVQLFTTADSYKAEQIAKYLNNEFRYNKKIF; this is encoded by the coding sequence ATGGAAAAAACGGGAGATAATTTACAATATTTCGGATTAAAGGGAATGCATAGTCCATTCTTAATTGAAGGAATGAATGAAGCATTGAAGAGAATAGCAACAGCTATAAATAATAGAGAGAAAATAGTGCTATATGGATATTGTGATGTAGACAGCATAATTAGTATGTCCATTATGCTATTGGTTTTGCAATATCTTAATGCTGATGTGGAATATTTTATACCCGATGACTTTTGTGGCAGCTATGAAGTGAATGCTAGTTATGTTAATGATAAAATAAAATACTTTGGAGCAAATTTGCTTATAACAATAGGATGTGGAGTTAATTCTAAAGAAAGTTCTATATTATTAAAAAAGCTTAAAATAGATACAATAGTAGTTGATTATCATGAAGTATGCAATGAAGAAAATCATGCAATAGTTGTAAATCCTAATAGTAAAAAATCTAAATATCCATTTAAAGAATTTTGTGTTTCTGGAATAGTATTTAAGTTATGTGAAGCCATATCTATGTATTATCAAATGAAATCTGTTAATAAGTATTTAGATCTTACAGCAATTGGTACAGTACATAAGTGTAAAGAGTTGTCAGGTGAAAATAAAATAATGGTTGATGAAGGTATAAGAAAAATACAAAACACTAATAATTATGGAATAAAGGCTCTTATGAAATTAAAGTCAGTTGAAAAAGTTAATGTAATGGGGGTAAGCATTCTTGCTAAGGCTGCAGAACCTACAGTTAATGCTGTTGGAAAAATTGATAATGCTAGGATAATAGTTCAATTGTTCACTACAGCTGATAGTTATAAAGCAGAACAAATAGCAAAATATCTAAATAATGAATTTAGATATAACAAAAAAATATTTTGA
- the scfA gene encoding six-cysteine ranthipeptide SCIFF — protein MKHIKSINKSNIKESLKKPGCKECANSCQSACKTSCTVANLACENK, from the coding sequence ATGAAACATATAAAAAGTATTAATAAATCAAATATAAAAGAAAGTCTTAAAAAGCCTGGATGTAAAGAGTGTGCAAACTCATGTCAATCAGCATGTAAGACATCTTGCACAGTTGCAAATTTAGCTTGTGAAAATAAATAA
- the scfB gene encoding thioether cross-link-forming SCIFF peptide maturase: protein MSLVHKFAQDNHRYIIDVNSGSIHEVDEIVYDLINEDKMDSKETLIDKFKNKYNKEEILEVYDEIKELIAEGALYSEDLYEDIAKKSTNEPSFIKALCLNIAHDCNLRCKYCFADEGEYKGCREIMSPEVAKKSIDFVIKHSGPRKNIEVDLFGGEPLMAFDTIKQVVEYAKEEEKKHNKNIRFTMTTNATLLNDEIMDYLDKNMGNIILSFDGRKEVNDAVRVRADGTGSHDSILKNIKKMVDKRDKSKQYYVRGTFTRNNTDFFEDIKYVADMGFKEISVEPVVLPDEHSLSLREEDLPKIFEQYDQLYKEMIKRHKEGKEFKFYHFNVDINGGPCVYKRISGCGSGHEYVSITPSGDVYPCHQFVGNKDFIMGTIYDDDDMDEDIANEFRQAHIYNKPKCRECWARFYCSGGCQANNYNFNGDMHIPYEIGCKMQKKRIECAIALKAQIGD, encoded by the coding sequence TTGTCATTAGTTCATAAGTTCGCTCAAGATAATCACAGATATATTATAGATGTTAATTCGGGTTCTATACATGAAGTAGATGAAATTGTTTATGATTTAATAAATGAAGATAAAATGGATAGCAAGGAAACGCTTATAGATAAATTTAAAAATAAGTATAATAAAGAAGAAATTTTAGAAGTTTATGATGAAATAAAAGAACTTATTGCAGAAGGTGCGCTTTATTCAGAAGACTTATATGAGGATATAGCTAAAAAAAGTACTAACGAACCATCTTTTATAAAAGCTCTTTGCTTAAATATAGCACATGATTGCAATTTAAGATGTAAATATTGTTTTGCAGATGAAGGAGAATACAAAGGCTGTAGGGAAATAATGTCTCCAGAAGTTGCTAAAAAGTCTATTGATTTTGTAATAAAACATAGTGGACCACGTAAAAACATAGAAGTGGATTTATTTGGTGGAGAACCTCTTATGGCATTTGATACAATAAAACAGGTTGTTGAATACGCTAAAGAAGAGGAAAAGAAACATAATAAAAATATAAGATTTACAATGACAACAAATGCAACACTTTTAAATGATGAAATAATGGATTATTTAGATAAAAATATGGGTAATATAATTTTAAGTTTTGATGGTAGAAAAGAAGTTAATGATGCAGTAAGAGTAAGAGCAGATGGTACTGGATCACATGATTCTATACTTAAAAATATAAAAAAGATGGTTGATAAAAGAGATAAATCAAAGCAATATTATGTGAGAGGTACATTTACAAGAAATAATACTGATTTTTTTGAAGATATAAAGTATGTTGCGGATATGGGATTCAAGGAAATATCAGTTGAACCAGTAGTACTTCCAGATGAACATTCACTTTCATTAAGAGAAGAGGATCTTCCGAAAATATTTGAACAGTATGATCAATTATATAAAGAAATGATAAAAAGACACAAAGAAGGAAAAGAATTTAAATTTTATCATTTCAATGTTGATATAAATGGTGGACCATGTGTTTATAAAAGAATATCCGGATGTGGTTCAGGACATGAATATGTTTCAATTACTCCATCTGGTGATGTATATCCTTGTCATCAATTTGTTGGAAATAAGGATTTTATAATGGGAACAATTTATGATGATGATGATATGGATGAAGATATAGCTAATGAATTTAGACAAGCACATATATATAATAAACCTAAATGTAGAGAATGTTGGGCTAGATTCTACTGCAGTGGAGGATGCCAAGCTAATAACTATAATTTTAATGGAGATATGCATATACCTTATGAGATTGGATGTAAAATGCAGAAAAAGAGAATAGAGTGTGCTATTGCTTTAAAAGCACAAATTGGGGATTAG
- a CDS encoding adenine phosphoribosyltransferase codes for MELKDHIRIIDGFPKEGISFKDVTTLIQDKDAYKYAVDKIGEYLKDKKVDLIVGPEARGFLFGAPVAYSVGAGFIPVRKKGKLPCETVAVTYELEYGEDVLEMHKDAIKKGQRVAIVDDLLATGGTINSVAKLVETLGGEVVAACFVVELTELNGKDKLGEYDIMSLVKYDV; via the coding sequence ATGGAATTAAAGGATCATATAAGAATTATAGATGGATTTCCAAAAGAGGGAATAAGTTTTAAAGATGTTACTACTCTTATTCAAGATAAGGATGCATACAAGTATGCAGTAGATAAAATTGGAGAATACCTTAAAGATAAGAAGGTGGATTTAATAGTTGGACCTGAAGCACGTGGTTTTTTATTTGGAGCTCCTGTTGCTTACAGTGTAGGTGCTGGATTTATACCAGTTAGAAAAAAAGGAAAACTTCCATGTGAAACGGTTGCTGTTACATATGAATTAGAATATGGTGAAGATGTTTTAGAAATGCATAAGGATGCAATAAAAAAAGGTCAGAGGGTTGCAATAGTTGACGATTTATTAGCTACAGGAGGAACAATTAATTCTGTAGCAAAATTAGTAGAAACACTCGGAGGAGAAGTTGTAGCAGCTTGCTTTGTTGTGGAACTTACAGAGTTAAATGGTAAAGATAAACTTGGTGAATATGATATTATGTCATTGGTTAAATATGATGTATAG
- a CDS encoding small, acid-soluble spore protein, alpha/beta type: MSHKDNKNSKSNKKAGQKTKTELKKMEEKLSNESEKFVKHK, encoded by the coding sequence ATGTCACATAAGGATAACAAAAATTCAAAATCTAATAAAAAAGCAGGACAAAAAACAAAAACCGAACTGAAAAAGATGGAAGAAAAACTCTCAAATGAATCTGAAAAATTTGTAAAACACAAATAG
- a CDS encoding biotin/lipoyl-containing protein codes for MTMKEKEILKLINQMTKSNISYIELKSPTLSLKMQQKNFHSEKSDNIIFNNEICCTKEDDNIVQIKSLYVGIVNIFNIKTDNIYAKLGSKVLQGQTLCNINYLNLSINVSSSVDGILSKSFINDKDLVEYGQILFEITKD; via the coding sequence ATGACTATGAAAGAAAAAGAAATTTTAAAACTTATTAACCAAATGACAAAATCAAATATTTCTTATATTGAATTAAAATCACCTACTTTAAGCTTAAAAATGCAACAAAAAAATTTTCATTCTGAGAAATCTGATAACATAATATTTAATAATGAAATTTGTTGCACTAAAGAAGATGATAATATTGTACAAATAAAATCACTGTATGTTGGAATCGTCAACATTTTTAATATTAAAACAGATAATATATATGCTAAACTTGGAAGCAAGGTTCTTCAAGGACAAACTCTATGCAATATTAATTACTTAAATCTGTCTATAAATGTTTCTTCATCTGTAGATGGAATATTATCAAAATCTTTTATAAATGATAAGGATCTAGTAGAATACGGACAAATTCTCTTTGAAATCACTAAAGATTAA
- the ruvB gene encoding Holliday junction branch migration DNA helicase RuvB — translation MDERILTSVNLGEDSTEYNLRPQRLNEYIGQSKVKEKMDIFIKAAKKRGEALDHVLFYGPPGLGKTTLANIIAKEMGGNLKVTSGPAIERAGDLAAILTGLSEYDVLFIDEIHRLNRSVEEILYPAMEDYALDIIIGKGAAAKSIRLDLPKFTLIGATTRVGLLTAPLRDRFGVLCPMEFYNYEELKEIIVRSSSILEIDIDEDAALEIARRSRGTPRIANRLLKRVRDYADVKGKGIVDLNSSKKALKLLEVDDAGFDSIDNKIIKAIVSNFNGGPVGIETLSYFVGEETDTIEDVYEPYLLQKGFIMRTPRGRMATKKAYEHLNVPFLSKQDSASSNQCSFFKKES, via the coding sequence ATGGATGAAAGAATTTTAACATCAGTAAATTTAGGAGAAGATTCTACAGAATATAATTTAAGACCTCAAAGATTAAATGAATATATAGGTCAAAGTAAAGTAAAAGAGAAGATGGATATATTCATAAAAGCTGCAAAAAAAAGAGGAGAAGCTCTTGATCATGTACTTTTTTATGGCCCGCCAGGACTTGGAAAAACTACTCTTGCAAATATAATAGCAAAAGAGATGGGTGGAAATTTAAAAGTTACATCAGGTCCAGCTATTGAAAGAGCAGGAGATTTGGCAGCTATTTTAACAGGACTTTCAGAATATGATGTGTTATTTATAGATGAAATACATAGACTTAATAGAAGTGTTGAAGAAATATTATATCCGGCAATGGAAGACTATGCTTTAGATATAATAATTGGCAAAGGAGCAGCAGCTAAATCCATAAGATTAGATTTACCAAAGTTTACTCTTATAGGAGCTACAACTAGGGTTGGACTTTTAACAGCACCCTTAAGAGATAGATTTGGAGTACTTTGTCCTATGGAGTTTTATAATTATGAAGAACTTAAAGAAATAATAGTTAGATCTTCATCTATATTAGAAATCGATATAGATGAAGATGCTGCTCTTGAAATAGCAAGGCGTTCAAGAGGAACACCTAGAATTGCCAATAGGCTTCTTAAGAGAGTTAGAGATTATGCAGATGTGAAGGGAAAAGGGATAGTTGACCTTAATTCTTCTAAAAAAGCTCTTAAATTACTTGAAGTTGACGATGCAGGTTTTGACAGTATAGATAATAAAATAATAAAGGCAATAGTAAGTAATTTTAATGGTGGACCTGTAGGTATTGAAACTCTATCATATTTTGTTGGAGAAGAGACGGATACAATAGAGGATGTATATGAACCTTATCTTCTTCAGAAGGGTTTTATAATGAGAACACCAAGAGGAAGAATGGCTACTAAAAAAGCATATGAACATTTAAATGTACCATTTTTATCGAAACAAGATAGTGCATCAAGTAATCAGTGCTCATTTTTTAAAAAAGAGAGTTAA
- the secD gene encoding protein translocase subunit SecD, with amino-acid sequence MKKKSRSAIFLIISVLIIASLAYVGFTGINVGDYRIKSFTESINKGLDLQGGVSVVEEIQGKASSDAMSRTIELLNLRVNKLGVSETTVSRVGNNKIEIDVPGMYNKDEVINKIGKTGKLKFVGPDKKTVLTGSDVKKATAGNDPNTNQPIISLQLNSSGTKKFADATQKYLGQKISIYMDTDLLSDPTVDSVITGGSAQITGNKSIQEAQRIANIINSGALPVTLKVVQSKTVGASLGASALPDSILAGAVAIGIIFFFMILVYRIPGLMADIALALFTVLVLGAFVAVKATLTLSGIAGLLLTIGMAVDANVLIFERFKEELKVGKTVRSAFEAGFHRAMSSIIDSNVTTIISGCILYALGSGEVKGFALTLVIGVLISMITAIVVTKQLLRWAIDMGLIKKASHFGVNLEGSDK; translated from the coding sequence ATGAAAAAGAAGAGTAGAAGCGCTATCTTCTTAATAATAAGTGTTCTTATAATAGCTAGTTTAGCTTATGTAGGATTCACAGGTATTAATGTAGGAGATTATAGAATAAAATCCTTTACAGAATCAATAAATAAGGGTCTTGATCTTCAGGGTGGTGTTTCTGTAGTAGAAGAAATACAAGGTAAGGCAAGTAGTGATGCAATGTCCAGGACAATAGAACTTCTAAATCTAAGAGTAAATAAGCTTGGAGTTAGTGAAACAACAGTATCTAGAGTTGGAAACAACAAAATAGAAATTGATGTTCCTGGAATGTATAACAAAGATGAAGTTATAAACAAGATAGGAAAAACAGGAAAACTTAAGTTTGTAGGACCTGATAAGAAAACAGTTTTAACAGGAAGTGATGTAAAAAAAGCAACAGCAGGTAATGACCCAAATACAAATCAACCAATTATATCGCTTCAATTAAATAGTTCAGGAACTAAAAAATTTGCAGATGCAACACAAAAATATTTAGGTCAGAAGATTTCTATATATATGGATACAGACCTTTTGAGTGATCCAACTGTTGATTCAGTAATAACAGGTGGAAGTGCGCAAATAACAGGTAATAAATCAATTCAAGAAGCACAACGTATAGCAAATATAATAAACTCAGGAGCACTACCTGTAACTTTAAAGGTGGTTCAATCTAAAACTGTAGGAGCGTCTTTAGGTGCAAGTGCACTTCCAGATAGTATACTTGCAGGAGCAGTTGCTATAGGTATAATATTCTTCTTTATGATTTTAGTTTATAGAATACCTGGTCTTATGGCAGATATTGCACTAGCTTTATTTACTGTTTTAGTATTGGGAGCTTTTGTAGCAGTAAAAGCTACGTTGACACTTTCGGGTATAGCGGGCCTTTTACTTACAATAGGTATGGCAGTGGATGCTAACGTTCTTATATTTGAAAGATTTAAGGAAGAACTTAAAGTGGGAAAAACAGTTAGATCGGCTTTTGAAGCGGGTTTTCATAGAGCTATGTCGTCAATAATAGATTCAAATGTTACTACTATTATTTCTGGATGTATACTTTATGCGCTTGGAAGTGGAGAAGTAAAAGGATTTGCATTAACACTTGTAATAGGTGTTTTAATAAGTATGATTACAGCTATTGTTGTAACTAAACAGCTTTTAAGATGGGCTATTGATATGGGACTTATAAAAAAAGCATCTCATTTCGGAGTTAATCTGGAAGGGAGTGATAAGTAA
- the queA gene encoding tRNA preQ1(34) S-adenosylmethionine ribosyltransferase-isomerase QueA, with the protein MQLEDFDYYLPEELIAQHPCDKRDECRLMVMNKKSGEVEHKIFKDIINYLNTGDCLVLNDTRVLPARLIGNKMETGGKMEFLLLKRIDKDTWETLVKPGKRAKVGAKFEFGNGILKAEVKSIGEDGNRIVEFQYDGIFEEILDELGQMPLPPYITEELENKEEYQTVYSKNNGSAAAPTAGLHFTNELLNKIRAKGIKTVFLTLHVGLGTFRPVKVENVESHHMHSEFYMLSKESADIINETKKNGGRVISVGTTSTRTLETIADEDGKVREQSGWTDIYIYPGYKYKIVDGLITNFHLPKSTLVMLVSALSSRENILNAYKNAVENKYRFFSFGDAMFIK; encoded by the coding sequence TTGCAACTAGAGGATTTTGATTATTATTTACCAGAGGAACTCATAGCCCAGCATCCTTGCGATAAAAGAGATGAGTGTAGACTTATGGTTATGAATAAAAAAAGTGGAGAAGTTGAACATAAGATTTTTAAGGATATAATAAATTATTTAAATACTGGGGATTGTCTTGTTTTAAATGATACTAGAGTTTTGCCTGCTAGATTAATTGGAAATAAAATGGAAACTGGTGGGAAAATGGAGTTTTTGTTATTAAAAAGAATAGATAAAGATACTTGGGAAACACTTGTTAAGCCAGGAAAGAGAGCTAAAGTAGGAGCGAAATTTGAATTTGGAAATGGAATTTTAAAAGCTGAAGTTAAGAGTATAGGCGAAGACGGCAATAGGATTGTTGAATTTCAATATGATGGTATTTTTGAGGAGATACTTGATGAATTAGGACAGATGCCGCTTCCTCCATATATAACAGAAGAATTGGAAAACAAAGAAGAGTATCAAACTGTGTATTCAAAAAATAATGGGTCTGCAGCAGCGCCTACGGCTGGATTACATTTTACTAATGAATTATTAAATAAAATAAGAGCAAAGGGAATAAAAACTGTATTTTTAACACTTCATGTTGGATTAGGTACATTTAGACCTGTTAAAGTAGAAAATGTTGAAAGCCATCATATGCACTCTGAGTTTTATATGCTTTCAAAAGAAAGCGCAGATATTATAAATGAAACTAAAAAAAATGGTGGAAGAGTTATATCTGTTGGAACAACATCAACTAGAACATTAGAGACTATTGCAGATGAAGATGGAAAGGTAAGAGAACAATCAGGGTGGACAGATATATACATATATCCTGGTTATAAATATAAAATAGTAGATGGGCTTATAACAAACTTTCATCTTCCAAAATCAACATTAGTTATGTTAGTTAGTGCATTATCTTCAAGAGAAAATATATTAAATGCATATAAAAATGCGGTTGAAAACAAATATAGATTCTTTAGTTTTGGAGATGCTATGTTTATAAAATAG
- the yajC gene encoding preprotein translocase subunit YajC has translation MPTTVITILYVVGLLAVFYLAMYIPDRSRKKKFNKMLEELKVKDNVVTRSGMVGQITSIQDEFVIIQTGPDKVKIKMKKESIASVENRKSDNSK, from the coding sequence ATGCCAACTACAGTTATAACAATACTTTATGTTGTTGGATTACTTGCTGTATTCTATCTTGCTATGTACATACCAGATAGATCAAGAAAAAAGAAATTTAATAAAATGTTAGAGGAACTTAAAGTAAAAGATAATGTGGTTACAAGATCAGGTATGGTAGGACAAATAACTAGTATTCAAGATGAATTTGTTATTATTCAAACAGGTCCTGATAAAGTTAAAATAAAAATGAAAAAGGAATCAATAGCAAGTGTTGAAAATAGAAAATCAGATAATTCAAAGTAG